In a genomic window of Roseiflexus castenholzii DSM 13941:
- a CDS encoding ABC transporter substrate-binding protein, which produces MTTHHEEELAQELKRRGLSRREILQIGARLGLSSAAVAAVLAACGQAPQQSGTGAAPTTPPATEPTPTSLYDLEEGNSGWPTNAIADPSERVEISVAHAWDAVFFERQKQFDTLFMQRHPNIVVKAENTPFGEYRQKYVAQAAGNALPDIMYCQFSWAQEFIKNGLFRPLDDYIAKEKDFNLQDFTPQSLVSYQRDGKLWGIPYDEGPANLYYNKDIFDAAGIPYPDETWDLEKLKEVALKLTQGEGPNKIFGLGELPSLGDSLVAPPYLMPFGAQYLREPKEDECLINQPEAVAALEWWQELRDKGAVPSPADLQNVAWPAFQFGKIAMTMQGSWATPPIRAGAKFNWDIAMWPKGPKAHVTFSAGSAYMITRDSKNPDAAWIYLNEYLSTAGQSYMWGITGRGSPARLSAWPSYLNSKFAPPGAKYVEQAMRTIASHDIIDQPTGPQVTQAAGPIWDLVVAGQLSVKEACDQVFAAVDPIIAVNRA; this is translated from the coding sequence ATGACCACACACCACGAGGAAGAACTCGCGCAGGAGTTGAAACGGCGTGGCTTGAGTCGCCGCGAGATTTTGCAGATCGGCGCACGCCTCGGGTTGAGTAGCGCTGCTGTGGCGGCCGTGCTGGCGGCATGCGGGCAGGCGCCGCAGCAATCGGGTACGGGCGCTGCGCCGACCACGCCTCCCGCAACCGAGCCGACACCGACCTCACTCTACGATCTGGAAGAGGGCAATAGCGGCTGGCCCACCAATGCCATTGCCGATCCGTCCGAGCGGGTGGAGATTAGTGTCGCGCACGCCTGGGACGCTGTCTTCTTCGAGCGTCAGAAGCAGTTTGATACGCTCTTTATGCAGCGCCACCCGAATATCGTCGTCAAAGCCGAGAATACGCCCTTCGGCGAGTACCGCCAAAAATACGTCGCGCAGGCGGCCGGCAACGCCTTGCCCGATATCATGTACTGCCAGTTTTCATGGGCGCAGGAGTTCATCAAGAACGGCCTGTTCCGTCCGCTCGACGACTACATCGCTAAAGAGAAGGACTTCAACCTGCAAGACTTCACGCCGCAGTCGCTGGTGTCGTACCAGCGCGACGGCAAACTGTGGGGCATTCCATATGATGAAGGTCCCGCCAACCTGTACTACAACAAAGATATTTTCGATGCCGCCGGGATTCCCTACCCCGACGAAACCTGGGACCTCGAAAAGTTGAAGGAAGTCGCGCTGAAACTGACGCAGGGCGAAGGACCGAACAAGATTTTCGGGCTGGGCGAACTCCCATCCCTGGGCGACTCGCTGGTGGCGCCACCCTACCTGATGCCCTTTGGCGCTCAGTACCTGCGCGAACCCAAGGAGGACGAGTGTCTGATCAACCAGCCCGAAGCGGTTGCCGCCCTCGAATGGTGGCAGGAGTTGCGCGATAAGGGTGCGGTGCCCAGCCCCGCCGACCTGCAAAACGTCGCCTGGCCCGCATTCCAGTTCGGCAAGATTGCGATGACCATGCAGGGTTCGTGGGCGACTCCGCCGATCCGCGCCGGCGCCAAGTTCAACTGGGATATTGCGATGTGGCCTAAAGGTCCGAAGGCGCATGTCACCTTCTCCGCCGGAAGCGCCTACATGATCACACGCGACAGCAAAAACCCTGACGCGGCGTGGATCTATCTGAACGAATACCTCTCGACCGCCGGGCAATCGTATATGTGGGGAATTACCGGGCGCGGCAGCCCGGCGCGCCTCTCGGCGTGGCCCTCGTACCTCAACTCGAAGTTTGCGCCTCCCGGCGCGAAATACGTCGAGCAGGCAATGCGCACCATCGCCAGCCACGACATTATCGATCAACCGACCGGTCCGCAGGTCACGCAGGCGGCAGGACCGATCTGGGATCTGGTGGTGGCCGGGCAGTTGAGCGTGAAGGAAGCGTGTGATCAGGTGTTTGCTGCGGTGGACCCGATTATCGCCGTCAATCGCGCGTGA
- a CDS encoding ParB/RepB/Spo0J family partition protein — protein sequence MQLLWIDPRALEPDPQGVREDPGEIDGLATTIAEYGLLQPLGVIDIGRSRYRVVYGNRRRLAALKLGLERVPCVLLDPDDPRVFLRQLTENLQRRDLNDLEQARAFQKLREQIALERGSTDEGALDEAAARLVGLSPRTVRRYLGLLDLPLEIQEYLRKGDLNVTQAQHLRRVTNERTQIELARAAVEEGMSAAEISRLASFFAANPNLSLDDALQALQQGVDLAATMPRSASSAAMPAAGPLLKGAALGDLSDDERDAGLWDDETVDDDPVFPDIADETIENQPKNKARVFRIRSLDQMIDETDRLFRAHAEGDLIKWVRQDQHAPMKIGLLLKQLDALSRALREIARQQNWVFEDA from the coding sequence ATGCAGCTTCTCTGGATCGATCCGCGGGCGCTCGAACCGGATCCGCAGGGCGTCCGCGAAGACCCCGGCGAAATCGATGGACTTGCGACGACCATCGCTGAGTATGGGTTGCTTCAGCCGCTCGGCGTGATCGACATCGGGCGCAGTCGCTATCGTGTGGTGTACGGCAACCGTCGGCGGTTGGCGGCGCTGAAACTGGGGTTGGAACGGGTGCCATGCGTGCTGCTCGATCCCGACGATCCGCGGGTGTTCCTGCGCCAGTTGACCGAAAATCTGCAACGGCGCGACCTGAACGACCTCGAGCAGGCGCGCGCCTTCCAGAAATTGCGCGAGCAGATTGCGCTCGAGCGCGGCAGCACCGACGAAGGGGCGCTCGACGAGGCGGCGGCTCGCCTCGTTGGGCTGTCGCCGCGCACGGTGCGGCGCTACCTGGGGTTGCTCGACCTGCCGCTCGAAATCCAGGAGTATCTGCGCAAAGGCGATCTGAACGTCACGCAGGCGCAGCACCTGCGGCGTGTCACGAACGAACGCACGCAGATCGAACTGGCGCGCGCCGCTGTCGAAGAGGGTATGTCAGCCGCCGAGATCAGCCGCCTGGCAAGCTTTTTCGCCGCCAACCCCAATCTCTCGCTCGACGATGCGCTTCAGGCGTTGCAACAGGGCGTCGATCTGGCGGCGACGATGCCACGCAGCGCAAGCAGTGCCGCCATGCCTGCCGCCGGTCCGCTCCTCAAAGGCGCTGCGCTCGGTGATCTGTCCGACGACGAGCGCGACGCCGGTTTGTGGGACGACGAAACCGTAGACGATGATCCTGTGTTCCCCGACATCGCCGACGAAACGATTGAGAATCAGCCAAAGAACAAAGCGCGCGTCTTCCGCATTCGTTCGCTCGACCAGATGATCGATGAGACCGACCGGCTGTTTCGGGCGCACGCCGAAGGCGATCTGATCAAATGGGTGCGCCAGGACCAGCACGCGCCGATGAAGATCGGGTTGTTGCTCAAGCAACTCGATGCACTGTCGCGCGCGTTGCGCGAGATTGCGCGCCAGCAGAATTGGGTCTTTGAGGATGCATGA
- a CDS encoding carbohydrate ABC transporter permease produces the protein MSANLQQSAMATAQAQRRPLFGMRNQRLAHRVIVYALLLALSVLFILPFMWMVSTSLKNSEDVFTYPPSFFPTTFLWQNYPRGWTILPFNTFLLNSLIVTFTNVIGNLISCSLVAFGFARLRARGRGILFLALLATLMIPREVTIVPRFLLFSQMGLVNTLWPLILPAWFGYAFFIFLLRQFFMTIPTELDDAARIDGASSLRIFFEIILPLSKPALATVAIFAFIGNWSNLLDPLIYIRSQELYTLALGLNLFRGQNFTQFNLLMAVSIITLIPVLTVFFLSQRLFVQGVTLTGMGGR, from the coding sequence ATGAGTGCAAATCTTCAGCAAAGCGCAATGGCAACAGCGCAGGCACAGCGTCGTCCGCTGTTCGGTATGCGCAATCAGCGACTGGCGCACCGGGTGATCGTCTATGCGCTGCTGCTGGCGCTGTCGGTGTTATTCATTCTTCCCTTTATGTGGATGGTCTCGACATCGCTGAAGAACAGCGAAGACGTCTTTACCTATCCGCCGAGTTTCTTTCCAACGACCTTTCTCTGGCAGAATTATCCGCGCGGCTGGACGATCCTGCCGTTCAATACGTTCCTCCTCAACTCGCTGATTGTGACATTCACCAATGTGATCGGCAATCTGATCTCCTGTTCGCTGGTGGCATTCGGGTTTGCGCGATTGCGCGCGCGCGGACGGGGCATCCTGTTCCTGGCGTTGCTGGCGACCCTCATGATCCCGCGTGAAGTGACGATTGTGCCGCGCTTTTTGCTCTTCAGCCAGATGGGGCTGGTCAATACCCTCTGGCCCCTCATTCTTCCGGCATGGTTTGGGTATGCGTTCTTCATTTTCCTGCTGCGCCAGTTCTTCATGACCATCCCGACGGAGCTGGACGATGCGGCACGCATTGATGGCGCATCGTCGCTGCGCATCTTCTTCGAGATCATTCTGCCGCTCTCGAAACCAGCGCTGGCGACGGTGGCGATCTTTGCGTTCATTGGCAACTGGAGCAATCTGCTCGATCCGTTGATCTATATTCGCTCGCAGGAGCTGTATACCCTGGCGCTCGGTCTGAACCTGTTCCGCGGGCAGAACTTTACGCAGTTCAATCTGCTCATGGCGGTGTCGATCATTACCCTGATCCCGGTATTGACGGTCTTCTTCCTTTCACAGCGCCTCTTCGTGCAGGGCGTGACCCTGACCGGTATGGGGGGACGGTAG
- a CDS encoding nucleotidyl transferase AbiEii/AbiGii toxin family protein: MQVQTFWKIITMDAANLLEQFIAFLREQGIRFCVIGGQAVNAYVEPLVSLDLVVVVAVESLDALEQILKQRFIVRRFPHSLNIALPHSDLRIQIQTDERYRSFIDRAVVSNVLGVDLPVASLEDVLRGKIWATLDPERSRSKRQKDLADIARLIEAYPHLSANVPEEILARLE, from the coding sequence ATGCAAGTGCAGACATTCTGGAAAATCATCACGATGGATGCTGCCAATCTGCTTGAACAATTTATCGCATTTTTGCGCGAGCAGGGAATCCGTTTTTGCGTTATTGGCGGGCAGGCGGTCAACGCTTATGTGGAGCCGCTTGTCAGCCTGGATTTGGTCGTCGTGGTCGCGGTTGAATCGCTGGACGCCCTGGAACAGATCCTCAAGCAACGCTTCATCGTCAGGCGCTTTCCCCACAGTCTGAACATTGCTCTTCCGCATTCCGATCTGCGGATACAGATTCAAACCGACGAACGTTACCGCTCGTTTATCGACCGCGCTGTCGTGTCCAATGTTCTGGGAGTCGATCTGCCGGTTGCGAGCCTGGAGGATGTGTTGCGAGGAAAAATCTGGGCGACGCTCGATCCTGAGCGCAGCAGAAGTAAACGGCAGAAGGACCTGGCAGACATTGCACGCCTGATTGAAGCATATCCCCATCTGAGCGCCAACGTCCCCGAAGAGATTCTGGCACGGCTGGAATAA
- a CDS encoding Gfo/Idh/MocA family protein yields MESLPILDLHYHPHLSARTDYGIALIGCGRIANYAHLPAYKLHGLRVVGCYDIDRQAAQETAARHGIPRVYETLDAALADPDVQICDIAVPAWHQRAIDEQAVAAGKHLLCQKPLSENLADAEAIVDIARRAGRKVAVSQQMRWSPAIAAARDLIQRGFIGQPAAAQILVSITTPWHMWPWLQAHPYLDLMCHSIHCLDSLRYLFGDPAWVTSRHAHYPGQQERAETKTITVLDHDSGLQALLAVNHHDHSGDAYATFRFLGTEGVIKGIIGLLYDYPHGRPDSLQCHSTTTAPDIWFDVRLEDRWIPDAFIGLMASLMEAMQMDGTPLTDAADNPHTLRLVHAAYRSAADHRSVRPAEL; encoded by the coding sequence GTGGAGTCTCTTCCGATTCTCGATCTTCACTATCATCCGCACCTTTCCGCCCGAACCGATTATGGGATTGCGCTGATCGGATGCGGCAGGATTGCGAACTATGCCCATCTGCCTGCATATAAATTGCATGGTTTGCGCGTGGTCGGCTGTTACGACATCGACCGTCAGGCGGCGCAGGAAACCGCTGCGCGTCATGGGATTCCGCGGGTATATGAGACGCTCGATGCCGCACTCGCCGATCCCGATGTGCAGATTTGCGACATTGCAGTACCCGCCTGGCATCAACGCGCCATCGACGAACAGGCGGTCGCCGCCGGCAAGCACCTCCTCTGCCAGAAGCCGCTTTCCGAGAACCTCGCGGATGCCGAAGCCATTGTGGACATAGCGCGACGCGCCGGGCGCAAAGTCGCCGTCAGTCAACAGATGCGCTGGAGTCCCGCGATTGCCGCTGCGCGTGATCTCATTCAGCGTGGGTTTATCGGGCAACCGGCCGCTGCGCAGATTCTGGTATCGATCACTACGCCATGGCATATGTGGCCCTGGCTTCAAGCGCATCCCTACCTCGATCTGATGTGCCACAGCATCCACTGTCTCGACAGTCTGCGCTACCTGTTCGGCGACCCGGCGTGGGTGACGAGCCGCCATGCCCACTATCCGGGGCAACAAGAACGCGCCGAAACGAAAACGATCACGGTGCTGGATCACGACTCGGGGTTACAGGCGTTGCTTGCCGTCAATCATCATGACCACAGCGGCGACGCCTATGCCACGTTTCGTTTCCTGGGCACCGAAGGAGTGATCAAGGGAATCATCGGGCTGCTCTACGACTATCCGCACGGCAGACCAGACTCGTTGCAGTGCCATTCCACGACGACCGCGCCGGACATCTGGTTCGATGTGCGCCTCGAAGATCGCTGGATTCCCGATGCGTTCATTGGTCTAATGGCATCGCTGATGGAAGCGATGCAGATGGATGGAACGCCGCTGACCGACGCCGCCGACAACCCGCATACGCTTCGCCTCGTGCACGCAGCATATCGCTCCGCCGCCGATCATCGGTCGGTGCGCCCCGCTGAATTATAA
- a CDS encoding carbohydrate ABC transporter permease, translated as MAGAQRRIDQTVARPIGKPKLGKLARREEREFYLFISLWIIGFIAFDAGPIIASLAISFTNWSMMTPPSWTGLQNYQRLIADPLFYTAMWNSLYFGIGSVGLGLIVSFLLALLLNQKVLGISVFRTVFYLPSVVSGIAVAILWIMILHQDFGLINTVLSWFGIKGPGWLVQPQWAKPALILMSLWGAGGSMVIYLAGLQSVPQHLYEAASIDGAGPWMKFWNVTVPMMSPVIFYNLIVGFIASLQGFVLVLIMTNGGPANATLMFGLYIYRVAFQFFQMGYASALAWILLVVIMIITALQFLGAKYWVFYEGETAR; from the coding sequence ATGGCAGGAGCGCAGCGACGAATCGATCAAACAGTGGCGCGACCGATAGGCAAGCCCAAACTGGGGAAACTGGCGCGCCGTGAAGAGCGTGAGTTCTATCTGTTCATTTCCCTCTGGATCATCGGGTTTATTGCGTTCGACGCCGGACCAATCATTGCATCGCTGGCGATCAGTTTCACCAACTGGTCGATGATGACGCCGCCCTCCTGGACCGGATTGCAAAATTATCAACGCCTGATCGCCGACCCGCTCTTCTATACGGCAATGTGGAATTCGCTCTATTTCGGTATCGGCAGCGTCGGTCTCGGTCTGATCGTCTCGTTTCTGCTGGCGTTGTTGCTCAATCAAAAAGTGCTGGGGATTTCGGTCTTTCGCACCGTTTTCTATCTGCCATCGGTCGTCAGCGGGATTGCCGTCGCCATTTTGTGGATCATGATCCTGCATCAGGATTTCGGGCTGATCAATACGGTGCTTTCCTGGTTCGGCATCAAAGGTCCAGGGTGGCTGGTGCAACCGCAGTGGGCAAAACCGGCGCTGATCCTGATGAGTCTGTGGGGCGCCGGCGGTTCGATGGTGATCTACCTCGCCGGTTTGCAGAGTGTGCCGCAGCACTTGTACGAAGCCGCCTCCATCGATGGCGCCGGTCCGTGGATGAAATTCTGGAACGTGACCGTTCCGATGATGTCGCCGGTCATCTTTTATAACCTGATCGTCGGGTTCATCGCCTCACTCCAGGGGTTTGTGCTGGTGTTGATTATGACCAACGGCGGACCGGCGAATGCAACGTTGATGTTCGGTCTGTATATCTATCGGGTGGCGTTCCAGTTCTTCCAAATGGGGTACGCCTCAGCACTGGCGTGGATTCTGCTGGTCGTCATTATGATCATTACGGCGCTGCAATTTCTGGGTGCGAAATACTGGGTGTTCTACGAGGGTGAGACGGCGCGTTGA